The DNA sequence GCCCGGGCGTCTTCTTTGACAGTGACAAAGGTAAGACCCACTCTTCCGGTAAGGTTCTGTATAACGCACGTATCATTCCTTACCGTGGCTCTTGGCTTGACTTCGAATTCGACCCGAAAGACAACCTGTTTGTCCGTATCGACCGTCGTCGTAAGCTGCCGGCTACTATCATCCTGCGCGCGCTGAACTACACCACTGAGCAGATCCTTGACCTGTTCTTCGAAAAAGTGGTCTTCGAAATTCGCGATAACAAGCTGCAGATGGAACTGATACCGGAGCGTCTGCGCGGCGAAACCGCCTCCTTCGATATCGAAGCGAACGGTAAAGTGTACGTTGAGAAAGGCCGCCGTATTACTGCGCGCCACATTCGCCAGCTGGAAAAAGACGATATCAAACATATCGAAGTTCCGGTTGAGTACATCGCTGGCAAAGTTGCCTCTAAAGACTATGTTGACGAATCTACCGGCGAGCTGATCTGCCCGGCGAACATGGAGCTGAGCCTGGATCTGCTGGCCAAGCTGAGCCAGTCTGGCCATAAGCGTATCGAAACGCTGTTCACCAACGATCTGGACCACGGTCCGTACATCTCTGAGACTGTACGCGTCGACCCGACCAACGATCGTCTGAGCGCGCTGGTAGAAATCTACCGCATGATGCGTCCTGGTGAGCCGCCGACTCGTGAAGCCGCTGAAAGCCTGTTCGAGAATCTGTTCTTCTCCGAAGACCGCTACGATCTGTCCGCGGTTGGTCGTATGAAGTTCAACCGTTCTCTGCTGCGCGACGAAATCGAAGGTTCCGGTATCCTGAGCAAAGAAGACATCATCGAAGTGATGAAGAAGCTCATTGATATCCGTAACGGTAAAGGCGAAGTCGATGATATCGACCACCTCGGCAACCGTCGTATCCGTTCCGTTGGCGAAATGGCGGAAAACCAGTTCCGCGTTGGCCTGGTTCGCGTAGAGCGTGCGGTGAAAGAGCGTCTGTCTCTGGGCGATCTGGATACCCTGATGCCTCAGGATATGATCAACGCCAAGCCGATTTCTGCAGCAGTGAAAGAGTTCTTTGGTTCCAGCCAGCTGTCTCAGTTTATGGACCAGAACAACCCGCTGTCTGAGATTACGCACAAACGTCGTATCTCTGCACTCGGCCCGGGCGGTCTGACCCGTGAGCGCGCAGGCTTTGAAGTTCGAGACGTACACCCGACCCACTACGGTCGCGTATGCCCAATCGAAACGCCTGAAGGTCCGAACATCGGTCTGATCAACTCCCTGTCCGTGTACGCACAGACTAACGAATATGGTTTCCTTGAGACGCCGTATCGTAAAGTGACCGACGGTGTTGTGACCGACGAAATTCATTACCTGTCTGCTATCGAAGAAGGTAACTACGTCATCGCTCAGGCGAACTCCAACCTGGATGACGAAGGCCACTTTGTAGAAGATCTGGTTACCTGCCGTAGTAAAGGCGAATCCAGCTTGTTCAGCCGCGACCAGGTTGACTACATGGACGTATCCACCCAGCAGGTGGTTTCCGTCGGTGCGTCCCTGATCCCGTTCCTGGAACACGATGACGCCAACCGTGCATTGATGGGTGCGAACATGCAACGTCAGGCGGTTCCGACTCTGCGCGCTGATAAGCCGCTGGTTGGTACCGGTATGGAACGTGCTGTTGCCGTTGACTCCGGTGTTACTGCGGTCGCTAAACGTGGCGGTACCGTTCAGTACGTGGATGCTTCCCGTATCGTTATCAAAGTTAACGAAGACGAGATGTACCCGGGCGAAGCAGGTATCGACATCTATAACCTGACCAAGTACACCCGTTCTAACCAGAACACCTGCATCAACCAGATGCCGTGTGTCTCCCTGGGCGAGCCGATTGAGCGCGGTGACGTGCTGGCCGACGGCCCGTCTACCGACCTCGGTGAACTGGCGCTCGGTCAGAACATGCGCGTCGCGTTCATGCCGTGGAACGGTTACAACTTCGAAGACTCCATCCTCGTTTCCGAGCGTGTTGTCCAGGAAGACCGTTTTACCACCATCCACATTCAGGAACTGGCGTGCGTGTCCCGTGACACTAAGCTGGGGCCGGAAGAGATCACCGCTGATATCCCGAACGTGGGTGAAGCCGCGCTCTCTAAACTGGATGAATCCGGTATCGTTTATATCGGTGCGGAAGTAACCGGTGGCGATATTCTGGTTGGTAAGGTTACGCCGAAAGGTGAAACCCAGCTGACGCCGGAAGAGAAACTGCTGCGTGCGATCTTCGGTGAGAAAGCGTCTGACGTTAAAGACTCTTCTCTGCGCGTGCCAAACGGTGTTTCCGGTACCATTATCGACGTTCAGGTCTTTACCCGCGATGGCGTAGAAAAAGACAAACGTGCGCTGGAAATCGAAGAGATGCAGCTCAAACAGGCGAAGAAAGACCTGTCTGAAGAACTGCAGATCCTTGAAGCTGGCCTGTTTGGTCGTATCTACGCGGTGCTGGTCTCCGGCGGTATCGAAGCTGAGAAGCTCGACAAGCTGCCGCGCGATCGCTGGCTGGAACTCGGCCTGACCGACGAAGAGAAACAAAATCAGCTGGAACAGCTGGCTGAGCAGTACGACGAACTGAAACACGAGTTCGAGAAAAAACTCGAAGCGAAACGCCGCAAAATCACCCAGGGCGACGATCTGGCACCGGGCGTGCTGAAGATTGTTAAAGTGTATCTGGCCGTTAAACGTCAGATTCAGCCTGGTGACAAAATGGCAGGCCGTCACGGTAACAAGGGTGTTATCTCTAAGATCAACCCGATCGAAGATATGCCTTACGATGAAAACGGCACGCCGGTAGACATCGTACTGAACCCGCTGGGCGTACCGTCTCGTATGAACATCGGTCAGATCCTGGAAACTCACCTGGGTATGGCTGCGAAAGGCATCGGCGAGAAAATTAACGCCATGCTGAAGCAGCAGCAGGAAGTCGCCAAACTGCGCGAGTTCATCCAGCGTGCCTACGATCTGGGTACCGACGTTCGTCAGAAGGTGGATCTGAATACCTTCACTGACGAAGAAGTTATGCGTCTCGCTGAAAACCTGAAAAAAGGTATGCCGATCGCAACGCCGGTCTTCGACGGTGCGAAAGAGTCTGAAATCAAGGAGCTGTTACAGCTTGGTGGCCTGCCGACTTCCGGCCAGATCACCCTGTTCGACGGTCGTACCGGTGAGCAGTTCGAGCGCCAGGTTACCGTTGGCTACATGTACATGCTGAAACTGAACCACTTGGTTGATGACAAAATGCATGCGCGTTCTACCGGTTCTTACAGCCTGGTTACTCAGCAGCCGCTGGGTGGTAAGGCGCAGTTCGGTGGTCAGCGCTTCGGGGAGATGGAAGTGTGGGCGCTGGAAGCATATGGCGCAGCATACACCCTGCAGGAAATGCTCACC is a window from the Klebsiella oxytoca genome containing:
- the rpoB gene encoding DNA-directed RNA polymerase subunit beta is translated as MVYSYTEKKRIRKDFGKRPQVLDIPYLLSIQLDSFQKFIEQDPEGQYGLEAAFRSVFPIKSYSGNSELQYVSYRLGEPVFDVKECQIRGVTYSAPLRVKLRLVIYEREAPEGTVKDIKEQEVYMGEIPLMTDNGTFVINGTERVIVSQLHRSPGVFFDSDKGKTHSSGKVLYNARIIPYRGSWLDFEFDPKDNLFVRIDRRRKLPATIILRALNYTTEQILDLFFEKVVFEIRDNKLQMELIPERLRGETASFDIEANGKVYVEKGRRITARHIRQLEKDDIKHIEVPVEYIAGKVASKDYVDESTGELICPANMELSLDLLAKLSQSGHKRIETLFTNDLDHGPYISETVRVDPTNDRLSALVEIYRMMRPGEPPTREAAESLFENLFFSEDRYDLSAVGRMKFNRSLLRDEIEGSGILSKEDIIEVMKKLIDIRNGKGEVDDIDHLGNRRIRSVGEMAENQFRVGLVRVERAVKERLSLGDLDTLMPQDMINAKPISAAVKEFFGSSQLSQFMDQNNPLSEITHKRRISALGPGGLTRERAGFEVRDVHPTHYGRVCPIETPEGPNIGLINSLSVYAQTNEYGFLETPYRKVTDGVVTDEIHYLSAIEEGNYVIAQANSNLDDEGHFVEDLVTCRSKGESSLFSRDQVDYMDVSTQQVVSVGASLIPFLEHDDANRALMGANMQRQAVPTLRADKPLVGTGMERAVAVDSGVTAVAKRGGTVQYVDASRIVIKVNEDEMYPGEAGIDIYNLTKYTRSNQNTCINQMPCVSLGEPIERGDVLADGPSTDLGELALGQNMRVAFMPWNGYNFEDSILVSERVVQEDRFTTIHIQELACVSRDTKLGPEEITADIPNVGEAALSKLDESGIVYIGAEVTGGDILVGKVTPKGETQLTPEEKLLRAIFGEKASDVKDSSLRVPNGVSGTIIDVQVFTRDGVEKDKRALEIEEMQLKQAKKDLSEELQILEAGLFGRIYAVLVSGGIEAEKLDKLPRDRWLELGLTDEEKQNQLEQLAEQYDELKHEFEKKLEAKRRKITQGDDLAPGVLKIVKVYLAVKRQIQPGDKMAGRHGNKGVISKINPIEDMPYDENGTPVDIVLNPLGVPSRMNIGQILETHLGMAAKGIGEKINAMLKQQQEVAKLREFIQRAYDLGTDVRQKVDLNTFTDEEVMRLAENLKKGMPIATPVFDGAKESEIKELLQLGGLPTSGQITLFDGRTGEQFERQVTVGYMYMLKLNHLVDDKMHARSTGSYSLVTQQPLGGKAQFGGQRFGEMEVWALEAYGAAYTLQEMLTVKSDDVNGRTKMYKNIVDGNHQMEPGMPESFNVLLKEIRSLGINIELEDE